In the genome of Astatotilapia calliptera chromosome 18, fAstCal1.2, whole genome shotgun sequence, the window GCTCACAGTGACAACAAACTGGAGGTAGAAAATTAAGTGCATTAAACATCTCCAGAACACGTGAAACACATTTTCCACTTATTTTcactcaaaacaaaaaataagaacatatcaaataatgaaaacagaacagaacatgTACAAGAAGCAAGGCCAGAAAGAAATTGTGTGAATGTGGTCTTCAGGTATGGATGCTTGTTTCCgacactgaaaaaacaaacttttatatTCGGGCAATGTGGCCTTTTGGCCTCTGCTTTTCTAGTTTGTTGTGTTTGCCAGTCTCTTCCAGGAATTGCCGGGTTGAGGTGACCTAGATAAGAAAGCAGAACACATGAGCAGGTTTGGTTtaaggctttttctttttctcttataCACACACTCATTCATACACTTGCCATGCATTCAGACATGAATGCACTTAATGagtgcttttaaaagaaaaggtgcAGCAGTGAGCTTCTGCTTGCGTTTTGCTCTGCTGTATGTGCAGTATTTAACaacaacaggaacaggaagagcCTGTCCTAAATTAACATGCCAACCAAACCTGAAATCACTCAGTGAATCTGCTGCCCtttagagaaaactttagaggttttgttttggaaaatgtaaaaagcaaaCTTTTCACAAGTCATTTAGAGCTTTGAGTTCTCAGTTAGAATAGAAAAGTGCTACATAAGTGCCAGAACATTTACTATCTGTTTGTGGAAGTCTAAATCTTTGACAAAAGTCAtcagtggttttttttgttgctgttgttcttATTCTgacctttatttccttttttttaacaaagttaTTGCTGAGCACTTAGCACTTATACTTTAACTTCTAGTTTTTAGTTAAGTGGTTCACAAGCTGAGGTGCCATCCTGACTGCATGTCCAAAGTATTTCACTTCTCTTTCCAAAAATGTGACTGTGCCGTGTTTCATATCCATTTGATACATGGTTTTGTTATTTGTGACCCACCAGTGCCACAATGTTCCACGGGTGATGCTGGCTGAAGGACTTGCAGCAACTGAGGGCGATGGCGACCACAACGAAGACGATGAAGGAACTGAGATATACCCAAATGTTTGATTGCACTGCCTCTTTGACCACGCTGGAGAAGGTGAACACGCACACTACAGTGAAGGTGAACAGCAGCTGGAGCGTCACGATGCTAAAAACCTGTCCCGGaaaagagaaaaggctgagttttgttttttaaattaccgGTACAACTTTATTACTAAGTAACTACACTGTAAAAGAAAACTGCAAATGTTTTTCCTTAAATTTAACTCACATTAACAAAGAAGAACTAGTCCAACAATGTCAACTGTTTCCTTAGTCAGAGGCTGCTTTGAAATATTATAAACGTGGTGTCAAACATGCAGTTCTGGAGCCAGAGTTGGCTCACCAAAGACCCCAGACCAGCCCCCAGGATGGCCCAAAGAAATCTTTGATTTTTCAGTAAAATGCATACAGTACCTGGTGAGGTAACACCAACTTCATCACACTGGAgtcaaagaatattaaaagttgAGTATTTTTTAGATCTTGAGACATTATTTCAATCACAGAGTAAAATACTATCAATGTTTAGTGCGTGAAACCTGTAAATGTGAAGAGTTTGTGCTTTTCAACAGTCGCTGTGAATTATAATAGCAATAAACTTAAGCAATACACTTTTTTAAGGTGTATCATCTGCAGAAGCAGGGTTCATTAagtgttattgtttttaaaacatacttttagttctctatattaaaataaagatgGGTTGTTATACAATGTCTTTACTGGCTAGTCCCACTCAAATTGGGTTGTATGTAGATCATCTATTCATTTTCCTCaatttatccagttcagggtcacttagcagctggagcctatcccagctatcatagggtgagaggcaggatACAACCTGGAGAGGTTGTTAATCTGTGGCCATCCTAACAGAGTGGCAGCCGATCACATTTGGCCTGTTCAATATCAACAGTTAACCAAAGTGTGGGTCTCTGGACTGTGGAGAAAGCTGGAGTACCCGTTAAGGACCCttgcaggctcagggagggcgtGGAAATTCAAGGATGCTTGTGTGGTCCTTGAAAATAAGTTTGACTTCTCTCTTTTCTCAAATCTACTTATTTGTGCTCAGGAAGAAAGTGAGAGAAACAGCCTCCTTAATCTTCCGCATACAGGCACAAAATAGTTCCTGATTTTGCCAACTGTAACATGTGATTACCACGTGCTGCAATTACCAGTTCATAAAATAAACAGCTCCCTAAAAGTAAACAGGATTTGAAACACCCAACTTCTCCCACTCCAAGTGGCTGTTGTGTGAAAGTAGACCCGACCAAAACATCTGGCTGCTATGTTGACGTGCCATTACGGCTTCCTGTAACTGGCTGTGAAATTCAGGGTTACTTaagttttgtatgttttaattcctttttgattcttttcctcttttattgtttcagtctagtttttagttttaaaaattgctttatttttatgagcgtttgtgttattttcagtttcagaatATAGAATAATATGTCATTTTTCAGGGGCAAGAAAGTTGACTTACTCATTTAATTTAGTCTGATTTTTTTAAGGTGCATAATATTACTTATTTTATAGCTAAATGGAGTTAAAATTACTgatcataacaacaacaaaagaaaacagttttgtgttgttgtgttgcaGCAAATACAAAGAGTACTTGGCGCACATGTCTCAGAAAGATTTTCAATATTTATGGTGGATTCTTAGAGTTATCGTTCAAAACGTAGCGTACAAACCTTTCTAATAAACCCTTTCCTCACTATCTCGTCATCAAAGGAAGATGAGGACACCAGCGGAGTCGTTTCTGATGATATCTGTGGGTTTATGTCATGGAAAGACTCATAACGAGAGATTTGAGGTGGTTTGTACACTGGTGGGGCTTCAGAGTAGGCTGGAGGCTGCTCTTCTTGGTAGGAATGCATCGATGCTGAGGGGACATCAGAGCCGGGATCGTGCTGTGTCTCCTTGGAAGTGATGGAGTCTGCTGACATTCTGGTAAAAACTGAAAGTCAGTGACAAAAGAGGAACCAAATGTAAAAGTTAAATTCAAGTAAACATCAGCTGTGGCATGTATATCAGCACAAGTGGAAAGTgcaaggtttaaaaaaatacaataaaacacgaGGACGTCATTAAAATCAGTAACCGAGCTactaaaataatatttctaCTCATATATTTGGTTTCAAATAGCTGCAATAATTCTGAATGCGGACAGAAGGGTCATGCACAGCATTGCAAGTCAGATGcagattgttttttaaaaaaaatccaggctTGCTGCTGACTTGTTACACAAGAATGATGTGGGCACTGAGAagtaaaatgtttgatttcagcATTTACCGTGGGAAAGTTGGTGTTGTGTCAGCTGATGTTGGCTAAAAGATTTATGATACACAATTAAACTGAACTTATTTTGCAAACTATATTGCAGTTTTCACACTAAAATTAGACATGCTGTCTTTACTTAAAAATTAAACACTTGAACACAAATGACCTTACTTTACTTCATTTAAGTTTAATGCACATTACACAATATTATTTTAGCTCATTTTGTTACAAATGAACTGTTGCTGGGAATATCCTTGATCTTTTTTAAGTTAAGACTACTTGTAGACAATGAAGTGTTTAATGGACAGAGCTCAGTTTTTGCTGCATCTTACATGAAATCTGTTTTTATGGACACTTGAATTAGAAGTCTATAAAGGGAACTGACCCAGAGTCATGGTGGCCTTTTAAACCTTTCAGGTTTTTGGCCACACTACAAGTGGAAATCATATCAGACATCCACAAGAATCTGAACGTCTAAACACAGCAAAACTTAAATAATGATCACAACATCA includes:
- the LOC113010817 gene encoding protein lifeguard 1 isoform X1, whose product is MSADSITSKETQHDPGSDVPSASMHSYQEEQPPAYSEAPPVYKPPQISRYESFHDINPQISSETTPLVSSSSFDDEIVRKGFIRKVFSIVTLQLLFTFTVVCVFTFSSVVKEAVQSNIWVYLSSFIVFVVVAIALSCCKSFSQHHPWNIVALFVVTVSMSYMTGTIASFHNTTAVILAMGVTLAISISIIAFSAQTRYDFTYCNSALLILVVDVAMFGIFCTFYYSYIAEVIYGCLGALLFSLVREGTRSIPGDRLSAGDGEDGLQCRSRRLHQRCSQNLPRCSPNFPLHPGEEVKLHIQNKRTLQTVD
- the LOC113010817 gene encoding protein lifeguard 1 isoform X2; the protein is MSADSITSKETQHDPGSDVPSASMHSYQEEQPPAYSEAPPVYKPPQISRYESFHDINPQISSETTPLVSSSSFDDEIVRKGFIRKVFSIVTLQLLFTFTVVCVFTFSSVVKEAVQSNIWVYLSSFIVFVVVAIALSCCKSFSQHHPWNIVALFVVTVSMSYMTGTIASFHNTTAVILAMGVTLAISISIIAFSAQTRYDFTYCNSALLILVVDVAMFGIFCTFYYSYIAEVIYGCLGALLFSLYLVIDCQLVMGRMAYSADPEDYINAALRIYLDVVLIFLYILGRR